TAAAAATCGATGTGTTATACTGCGCACTGTTTTAACAATATGGGAGGAAATTTTGGCAAATATTAAATCTCAAATCAAAAGGGCTCGGCAGGCTGAGGTGAGACACAAGAGGAATAAGGATGCCAAGTCAGCACTGAAAACCCTGATTAAAAAGTTCAACGTGGCGGTTGATAAAGAGGATAAGACCTTGGCAGAGACCTCGCTCAAGAACGCAGTAAAGGCTCTCGATAAGTCGGTTTCAAGGGGAATAATCCACAAGAACAATGCCGCAAACAAGAAATCCGGTTTGTCCAGGCGTTTTTCGGCAATGCCCGAGAAGGTAGCGCCCAAGGTTGAAGAGAAGGTTGAGGAGACCGCGGTAGAGACCCCGGCCGAAGAGAAGACAGCAAAGAAGACGACCGCAAAGAAGGCGGTTGTCAAGAAGGTTGAAGACAAGAAAGACGCAAAGAAGCCAGCTCCTAAAAAGCCGGCTGCCAAGAAGACTGAATAGACAGAGAAGGATTTACATGTTTTAGGGGTGCTAGCCTTTGGCTAGCACCCCTGATTTTTTTGACCTTGATTAGTCGCGTTATGCTCCCGTCTCCTTGACCTTCTTCTTCTCAACAAACCTTATATATACCCTCCAACCCAGATAGCCAAGGAGGACGAAGGGCATGAGAGTGCCGATCATGACTATAAGGAAGCCCACGATACCTATCAGGTTCTTGGAGACGGCCCTTAAGGCATCGGCGATCCGAAAGTCGAAGATGGGCTGGGTTATCGATCTTGGCTCCGTAAGATCCAAGGTTATGGTCGCCATGGCAATATTTCTATCAAGATAATCGAGTTGACCTTTGATCGACTCGATCTCTCCTCTCACCCTGGTCAGAGCCTCTTCTATCTTGACCATATCCTCAACCGTCTTGGCCGCATTCAATATCTCAAGATAGCGCTGCTCCTGCCTTTCGTAATTGCCAAGTCTAGCCGTAAGATCTATGTGCTCTTCGCTGACTTCGGCCAGGGTCTCCTGCTCGGACTCTATCCTGCCCAGTTCTTTCAGCTCGATCACGGCCGCTTCGAAATTTTCGGCGGCAACCTTGATGATAATGTTTCCAGAAAGCGAGATCTCCTCTCCGCCTCCCCCCTCTCTGAGCAGGACGGGATAGTCGTCTTCATTGGAATAGATGTTTGAGCTTAAGGTATAGCCGCCAAACTTCTTGGCCACCTCATCAATCTTGCGAAAGCTCTCCCTAAGATCATCCACCGCCATCTCGATGAACTTGTTCTTTATGACCAGCCTATCGCTTGAAGAGAGCCCCTCTCCTTCAAGGAGAGCGGGTAAAGCCGGCTCATCCCCGGCAAGCTTGGCTGACTCCTCTTGAAAAGCCTCAGGTGCGGGCAGATCCCCGGCCATCCTCTGTGAATCATCGATAAATACCCCGCTCTCACTCTCGGCAAACCAGTAATTTAGAGACCCAAAGAGAACCGGGGTGATTATCGCGCCGGCGATGGCCGCAACCAGTAAAAATGTCTTCCAATCCCTCTCGATTCTGATTCTCATATCACACATCCTTTCCATCGTTTCGTCGATTTGACGATGGAAGCAGAGTGGGTGTTCCAATTTCTACTCAACTCTCTTCGATTATCTTTTCTATCAACATCTCGAGGATGAGATCTGCCGCCTTCTTACCGCTCTTGAGCTCAACATCGGCAGCAAGAAGGTGGGAGTGGACTCTGGTTAGTTCGCCAAAGGAGAATCTTTTGCTCTGTTTCTCATATCTTAAGACCACGAAGGGGGGGAGTTTTAGGGCGGCCGCAAGACCTGAGCGGGCCAAGGCCCGCCTCTCCAGAAGGACCTTGGTCTTTAGGATCAGTCTGAATTGACGCAGAATCATATGAAAGAGATAGGAGGGGGCCTGACCTTGGGCGATCAGAGTCCTTAAAACCGTAAATGATTCCGTCTTTTTTCGCTCGCCTATGAGTTCAACCAGTTCAAATACGCTCATCTCAAACGACTTGGTTATGAGCGGCTTAAGACCGGAGAGAGATATCTCCTTTTTGCCCATGTTATAGAGGAGGACTTTTTCTATCTCACCGCTTAACACCATAAGATCGTTATCGACATTGGAGCAGAGATATTGTGCGGCCTCAAGACTTACTTTCGCCCCCTTATCCAAAAACCTCTTCTTGACCCAGTCCGGAAGCTCGGAGCGGCTTGGGGGCTTATATTCAAAGGCGTAGCCCAATCTATCCGCGAGCTTGTAGAGTCGACTTCTCTTGTCGAACTTCTCAGCCATAAGGACCAGATAGGTCGATTCCATGGGATTTTCAATGTAGGATAAGACCTCGTCGCTAACTTCCAGACGGTCGGCCTGATCGACCAGGACAAGACGATTGGCCGAAAATAGAGAGCCACTATTTAGGGCCTGGAGAAGGTGGTCCGGAGCTACCTCGCCCCCCCGCAACATCTCAAAATCGATCTTCGAGCTGGCCTCTTCGTCCAGCCTCTCCTTCAGCCTTCCTATCGCCTCCTCCAAGAGCAGGCGCTCCTTACTGTAAATCAAAAAGACCGGTTTTATCTCCTTCTTGTTCTTCTTGGCCAAGGCCTCTCCACCAACCATTCTTGCTCATTAGTCCTAGGGGAATAATATTAAGCGAAGTCAGCGCCCCTTCTCAACCCTTATTGCAAAATCGCTAAGCCTTACGGTCACATCACCGTCCCGATCGGTCCGGTATATGTCTACCCCAAGGCTCTCAAGCTCAAGGAGGGCCTCCTTGTCTGGATGATTGAACCGGTTATTGGCTCCGACTGAGATCACGGCCACTTTTGGATCGACAAGCTCTAAGAACTCGATCAGAGAGCCGTCTGCGCTGCCGTGGTGTGCGACCTTGTATACATCACTTTTTACATTCAACCCCGCCCTTATCATCTCAGCTTGGCCCCCTTCCTCGATGTCTCCAGTAAATAACACCCTCATCCCGCTTAAGTCAAGCATTACGACCATCGAGTCGTCATTTGGGTTTAAGCTCGCCTCCTCATCATCTCGATCCGGAGTCAAAACCTCGACCTTGATCTCCTCTCCAAGCAGGATCTCATCGCCCCTTGCGCCATCTTTGTGCTCTATGCCCCTCTTTTTTACGACCGTTAAGAAGTCGAGATATGATGCTGAATACGACTCCTTTTTGGAATCCAGCACCAGACCGACTTCGTAGTCGTCAATAACTCCAAAGAGACCTTCCATGTGATCCTCGTGTGGATGGCTCAGGATTATCAGATCCAACTTGCGTACTCTCATCTTTCTTAAGCGCTCGCTTAGGGCTCCGTAATTGCCGCCACCGTCTATCAGGATCGTCTCTCCGCTCTCGCCAAGGACGAGGGCGGAGTCCCCTTGACCTACGTCAAAAAATGTCACAGACGGCCCGCTAGGTGCAAAATGAAGTGCGATCACCTGGATTGATATCGTAATGGTCAGGGTCACCAGGCCCGCATAGATGATTTTTTTCATGTTCAACTTTGCCCCTTTTCTTCTCAGGAGCTCCAAGATCACCATCGCAACCAGATAATAGAGGATGATGATCCAGAGCGAAGGCTCCGTTGCTGAGATATTCATACCCGGAAGTGATGAGAAGAGACGGACAAGGGCGAGCATCAGATCGATCAAGATGGCTGCAACCTTATAAACCGGCCAGGCCAAGATGGGTGAGATCAGAAAGAGCAGAGAGGCGATAAGGCCTAAAAATAGTATGGGGGCCAAGATCGGGGTGATGATGAGATTTGCAGCCGGGGTTAAGATGAAGAACTCCTTGAAATATTTGATTAAGAGCGGAAAGACTAAAATTTGGGCGCCAACCGTTACTGCCAAGGACTTGTCAAGCCATTTAAAGCCGGTATCACAAAACCCCTCGATAATTGGAGAGATGAGGATTATCCCCAGGGTGGCCAGAAAAGAGAGCTGGAAACCAACATTGAAAATCGAGAGCGGACTGAAGGTCAAGATTAAAATAGCGGCCAGCGACATGGCCGAAAGAGAATTCTTCTCCCTCCCAAGATACCATCCGATATATCCGAGGATCAGCATGACGGCCGCCCGGATAAGTGACGGAGCCGGGCCGACCAGAAAAGCATAAAATCCAACTCCCAAGATAGCGAATAGATGTTTTAACCGGCCGGAAAATCTTGAAAAGAGTAGAAAGAGAAGGGCTCCGATAATCCCGACATGAAGACCAGATACGGCCAATACGTGGGCTACGCCGGCGTCTGAAAAATCCTCTCTGACCTTAGCCGGTATCTCAGATCGCTTGCCAAAGAGAAGGCCGCTCAATACCGCCGACTCCTCCTTGGTCAAAGCCGATTTGGAGCCGTCGATCAATCGTCTTTTGAAAGTTTCAAGTCTGCCGCTGCTGCTCTCTCTATGTATTATATCTTGTGGGGAGATCAAAAAGATGGTGGCTACATGACGCTTCAAAAGATAATCTCGGTAATCAAATGATGTGCCCACCACCTCACTTGGGCGATACGGTTTGCCCGAAAAGATTATCCTCTCCCCATCTTTGAGATCTAGCCCCTCCCCCTGGATCTCCACCCTCGTCCGCTCAGAGGTTCTGTAAAAACCCCCATCAAATGAGACGGCTTCCACTTCTATCTCAAGAGAAGACCCATCACCTGACCTTTTCGGAGCCGATGTTATCTTGCCGGAAACCTGAGCCTCCCTCTTCTCATTAGCGAGCCTGGGCAAAATGCCGTTTTCCACGCGAGCTATCTGAAGGCTCATCGCAAGAGCGCCAAGGATTAAGGAGATCAAGATGATAAGAATGCTATTTGCTCCCGATCGTTGAGACCATCGAAAGAGCAGAATTGGGAATGTTAAAAAAACAAAAGGGATGATGATCTTTAAATCGAGTCTGAAGTGGTAGGTTAAGCTGAGACCCAAAATCTGAAATGCGGCAAAAAGGAAAAGGGGTGGGATCTTAGGTCTCAATAGACCGAGACCTCGTCCTTGAGTGATTCGAACTTCTTCTCACCGATCCCCTTCACCTTCAGAAGATCTTCGGCTCTTTGAAATGGACCATTATCATTGCGATATTCTACGATCCGCTCTGCGATCGTCGGACCTATGCCGGTAAGTTTTTCAAGCTCATCCGATGTCGCCTGGTTGATATTTATCAAACTATTTTCGATAAAATTAGAGCCCGTGAAGGGTTGGGCGGCCAATCTCTCATCAATCGTCGGGATGTAGACCCTCTGGCCATCTACCAGTTTTGCTGCAAGATTGAGTGAATTTAAATCGGCATCAGCCCTGGCTCCCCCAGCCTTGTCTATGGCGTCCTTAACCCTGTCTCCTTCAAGGCAAGTATAGACATCCTCTGCGTTAACCGCGCCGCAGACGTGAATGACTATCTCTTTTTCTGCGGCCTCCTGAGCCTCACCCTCCGCAAGCATATCATACTCCTTGAATTCTACCCTTTTTGGCTTTGACGATTTCTGGACGATCAGTATGCCCCCAAAAAGAATGACGGACAGAAGGATGAGACCGGCCAACTGCCTATTACTAAAGATTGAAGCCTCTTTTATTCGTTGGAGCAACTCTTTAAGCTCTTCCAAAAGGACCACTCTTCGTTTTATATGACTATCTTCTGCACATGATAATCTATTCTATAACTAGAAAATAAACCCTTCTAATTTTAGAGCAAAATGATATGTTTTTAAATCGAATTATTTTAGCTATAAAGATTGGCCTGTGCTGAAGGAATGATTTAGAGATAGTCCAAAGAGGCCTTAAAATTAGGGGCGGGTAAAGAGCTTTTTGGCGAGATTGAAGTCTTCGATCGTGTCTATCTCAACCCATCTGAGACCGGTTATATCAAGAGCTAAAAAAACCTCTCCCGCCTCTATCAGGCGTTCGTAAGCCGCTTCATAGTAGGCGTTAAGGTTGGATGGATCTTCCATCATCGTTTCAAGCTCATGGAAGAGATTGCGAGAAGTTGAAGCATCTATCCTCTCTATCCCTATCGATTCACCAATCGCCTTTTTAGGGTCGACCTCTTTGCCGACCCTTGTGACCTTGCCAGTTTGATCGGCTTCCACCTTGACCTCCTCTTGACCCAGATGGATATCCCCGTCAACTAAAAGAATGTTTGCTCCACCTGCTTCAAGCAAACGAGCAAGAACCCGTTCTTCAAATATGACGTCCGCATCGAACTTAAGAAAGCTTGATCCCGCAAGATGGCTTTTGGCGAGCATGAGAGAATAGGCGGTATTGGTCTCGGCGTATCTGGCGTTCTCGATTATCTCTATCTCGATATCATAAGGCTTATCATGTACTAGCTTCTCTATGTTATCCTTGAGATAGCCGGTTACAACCACGACTTCATCGATTCCAGCTCCGATAATGCCGCCTAGCATCCTCTCAAGGATCGCCCTTCCATTTATCTCTATCAAGCTCTTTGGTCTATCATCGGTGAGAGGCCTAATTCTCGAGCCGACTCCGGCCGCAAGGATCACAGCTTTCAAGTTATCGCCCAATCCAACTCCCAGTCGCATATCGTAAGCTTTACTTGCGCATCGGATCCAAAAGCCCGTCCTTGGCCCTCAATATCTGGCTCCCCCTCTGAAATAGTCTAAAAAACGCGATTAAGACCTGACTTGCAGCCAGAAGTATAAGGGCAATCTTAAGTCTATTGATAAGGGCGAAGAAGGCTGTAAAAATCGCAAATTCGGCCTCGTCGACCAGTATTATGCTTGCGTTTTTCTTGAAGAATAGTTTTATCTGGCCGCCAAGACTTGCCCTCAACTCTTTCCGCTCGGCCAGGGTCTCCTTGAAAAGCTCTTCTTGCCTAAGGGCGGAGGCCTTAAGGTAGGCTTCGTCCCTCATGGCCTCACTCAAGACGGTCTCGAGCTTTATGTAATAGCGAAAATTGAAGAAGAAGCAAGCGGTGAAGCCGAGAAAGACCCAGAGGACATCGTCATATCTAATATATTGTGAGATAGAAAGAGAGATGGTTATCACGTAGATTTTTAAGACATCGACGACCTTATCGAGGTAATTTCCAATATGACTCGAAAGCCCCCTCGCCCTTGCAATCTGGCCATCGAGCTGGTCTCCAATATAGCCGAGGACCAAGAGAAGGGCTGCCAGTTGGAGGCGACCGGAGAAGTTCAAGAAGAGAAACATCGATCCGATGACGTATATGATAAATGATAGTATGGTCACAACATTTGGAGTCAGCCAGCCGATCTTGACAGCAGCGGGAAGTATCAAACTGGTCAGAGGATACCCGTAATTATCGGCCCAATTACCGAAGCAAGCTGGTTTTGCGGCTTCTTTTAGCCTTCTCTTCAGCTCGGCCCGCTCGGTTTCGTTAACCATCCAAGCTATACCAGATTCTCCAAGCCGGCTGAATCTATCTCCTCTTGACCTGGGGAAGATGGGACCGAGAGATCGGGAAACATGAATACTTGGAGTATCTCTCCCAGAGCCTCAAGAAAATAATCGATATCATTCAGGCTCAGCTCGCCTATGCTG
The Actinomycetota bacterium DNA segment above includes these coding regions:
- a CDS encoding CDP-alcohol phosphatidyltransferase family protein, whose amino-acid sequence is MVNETERAELKRRLKEAAKPACFGNWADNYGYPLTSLILPAAVKIGWLTPNVVTILSFIIYVIGSMFLFLNFSGRLQLAALLLVLGYIGDQLDGQIARARGLSSHIGNYLDKVVDVLKIYVITISLSISQYIRYDDVLWVFLGFTACFFFNFRYYIKLETVLSEAMRDEAYLKASALRQEELFKETLAERKELRASLGGQIKLFFKKNASIILVDEAEFAIFTAFFALINRLKIALILLAASQVLIAFFRLFQRGSQILRAKDGLLDPMRK
- a CDS encoding phosphocholine cytidylyltransferase family protein, whose amino-acid sequence is MGDNLKAVILAAGVGSRIRPLTDDRPKSLIEINGRAILERMLGGIIGAGIDEVVVVTGYLKDNIEKLVHDKPYDIEIEIIENARYAETNTAYSLMLAKSHLAGSSFLKFDADVIFEERVLARLLEAGGANILLVDGDIHLGQEEVKVEADQTGKVTRVGKEVDPKKAIGESIGIERIDASTSRNLFHELETMMEDPSNLNAYYEAAYERLIEAGEVFLALDITGLRWVEIDTIEDFNLAKKLFTRP
- a CDS encoding DNA internalization-related competence protein ComEC/Rec2; amino-acid sequence: MGLSLTYHFRLDLKIIIPFVFLTFPILLFRWSQRSGANSILIILISLILGALAMSLQIARVENGILPRLANEKREAQVSGKITSAPKRSGDGSSLEIEVEAVSFDGGFYRTSERTRVEIQGEGLDLKDGERIIFSGKPYRPSEVVGTSFDYRDYLLKRHVATIFLISPQDIIHRESSSGRLETFKRRLIDGSKSALTKEESAVLSGLLFGKRSEIPAKVREDFSDAGVAHVLAVSGLHVGIIGALLFLLFSRFSGRLKHLFAILGVGFYAFLVGPAPSLIRAAVMLILGYIGWYLGREKNSLSAMSLAAILILTFSPLSIFNVGFQLSFLATLGIILISPIIEGFCDTGFKWLDKSLAVTVGAQILVFPLLIKYFKEFFILTPAANLIITPILAPILFLGLIASLLFLISPILAWPVYKVAAILIDLMLALVRLFSSLPGMNISATEPSLWIIILYYLVAMVILELLRRKGAKLNMKKIIYAGLVTLTITISIQVIALHFAPSGPSVTFFDVGQGDSALVLGESGETILIDGGGNYGALSERLRKMRVRKLDLIILSHPHEDHMEGLFGVIDDYEVGLVLDSKKESYSASYLDFLTVVKKRGIEHKDGARGDEILLGEEIKVEVLTPDRDDEEASLNPNDDSMVVMLDLSGMRVLFTGDIEEGGQAEMIRAGLNVKSDVYKVAHHGSADGSLIEFLELVDPKVAVISVGANNRFNHPDKEALLELESLGVDIYRTDRDGDVTVRLSDFAIRVEKGR
- a CDS encoding helix-hairpin-helix domain-containing protein; amino-acid sequence: MEELKELLQRIKEASIFSNRQLAGLILLSVILFGGILIVQKSSKPKRVEFKEYDMLAEGEAQEAAEKEIVIHVCGAVNAEDVYTCLEGDRVKDAIDKAGGARADADLNSLNLAAKLVDGQRVYIPTIDERLAAQPFTGSNFIENSLININQATSDELEKLTGIGPTIAERIVEYRNDNGPFQRAEDLLKVKGIGEKKFESLKDEVSVY
- the holA gene encoding DNA polymerase III subunit delta, yielding MAKKNKKEIKPVFLIYSKERLLLEEAIGRLKERLDEEASSKIDFEMLRGGEVAPDHLLQALNSGSLFSANRLVLVDQADRLEVSDEVLSYIENPMESTYLVLMAEKFDKRSRLYKLADRLGYAFEYKPPSRSELPDWVKKRFLDKGAKVSLEAAQYLCSNVDNDLMVLSGEIEKVLLYNMGKKEISLSGLKPLITKSFEMSVFELVELIGERKKTESFTVLRTLIAQGQAPSYLFHMILRQFRLILKTKVLLERRALARSGLAAALKLPPFVVLRYEKQSKRFSFGELTRVHSHLLAADVELKSGKKAADLILEMLIEKIIEES
- a CDS encoding DUF4349 domain-containing protein, with amino-acid sequence MERMCDMRIRIERDWKTFLLVAAIAGAIITPVLFGSLNYWFAESESGVFIDDSQRMAGDLPAPEAFQEESAKLAGDEPALPALLEGEGLSSSDRLVIKNKFIEMAVDDLRESFRKIDEVAKKFGGYTLSSNIYSNEDDYPVLLREGGGGEEISLSGNIIIKVAAENFEAAVIELKELGRIESEQETLAEVSEEHIDLTARLGNYERQEQRYLEILNAAKTVEDMVKIEEALTRVRGEIESIKGQLDYLDRNIAMATITLDLTEPRSITQPIFDFRIADALRAVSKNLIGIVGFLIVMIGTLMPFVLLGYLGWRVYIRFVEKKKVKETGA